The following are encoded together in the Juglans microcarpa x Juglans regia isolate MS1-56 chromosome 2D, Jm3101_v1.0, whole genome shotgun sequence genome:
- the LOC121251160 gene encoding glycosyltransferase family 92 protein RCOM_0530710-like, which translates to MKDRGKKHRDVVSWSRFFWCTLVVIFSCVIFTGFTFSTFRLLFGETFRPALVFKWRAPVMESIPGDSPVTRSISIRETVMLPDQALIFLNYLPSARLFTKEDIDCVYFSAESSQRQLRKPPLDVEGGGDRDNQIVRCPHQPRGFTVSLALKSSGHVPPVGPSHRWDSLAYEAMIDRDNTTIVFVKGLNLRPERLSNVSRYECVYGWDFRRPKFLLRSDVVSIAQEIVRCKTPLSVLNSPRRMSTSNNFVKVSVRLKGRGIFRSIARPGSGLRPGNDPYTRKQYEMCVCTMLRNQARFLKEWVIYHARIGVQRWFIYDNNSDDDIENVIDNVVDMLLSKTKDIDKEVNYNITRHVWPWIKTQEAGFSHCALRARDTCEWVGFIDVDEFFYLPSGLVLHDVLQNQSRYSYVGEVRVSCYSFGPSGLKHVPEQGVTAGYNCRLAAPERHKSIVKPEALNSTLINVVHHFHLRKGFEFVNVDKGVMVINHYKYQVWEVFKEKFYRRVATYVADWQDDQNAGSKDRAPGLGTRPVQPPDWSSRFCEVTDNGLRNQVLRLFADPETQTLPWQEVGEQGNLRKTRNKRKA; encoded by the exons ATGAAGGATCGTGGTAAGAAACACCGCGACGTCGTTTCTTGGAGCAGGTTCTTCTGGTGCACCCTCGTCGTTATCTTCTCTTGCGTCATCTTCACTGGTTTCACCTTCTCAACTTTCCGCCTCCTCTTTGGAG AAACGTTTCGACCAGCGCTGGTCTTTAAATGGCGAGCTCCGGTGATGGAATCCATTCCTGGCGACTCTCCAGTCACTCGGTCCATCTCAATTCGAGAGACGGTTATGCTTCCAGACCAGGCTCTTATTTTCCTGAATTACCTTCCGTCGGCTCGGTTATTTACCAAAGAGGACATTGACTGTGTTTATTTCTCGGCCGAATCGTCGCAGCGACAGCTGAGGAAGCCGCCGTTGGACGTGGAAGGCGGCGGGGATCGAGATAACCAGATCGTACGGTGCCCGCACCAGCCACGAGGCTTCACGGTCTCGCTTGCCTTGAAATCGAGCGGCCACGTCCCACCAGTGGGGCCCTCGCACAGGTGGGACTCGCTTGCGTACGAAGCCATGATCGATCGGGACAACACCACGATCGTGTTCGTGAAGGGCCTTAATCTACGGCCCGAAAGACTCTCCAATGTTTCGAGATACGAGTGCGTGTATGGCTGGGATTTCAGGAGACCAAAGTTTTTACTGAGGTCCGACGTCGTATCGATCGCGCAGGAGATTGTACGGTGCAAAACCCCTTTGAGTGTTCTGAACAGCCCACGTAGGATGAGCACGAGCAACAATTTTGTCAAGGTCTCAGTCAGACTGAAAGGTAGAGGAATCTTCCGCTCCATAGCCCGACCGGGGTCGGGGCTCCGCCCTGGAAACGACCCGTATACCCGAAAACAGTACGAGATGTGTGTATGCACCATGCTGCGCAACCAAGCACGGTTCTTGAAAGAATGGGTGATATACCATGCCCGAATAGGGGTGCAACGATGGTTTATCTACGACAACAACAGTGACGACGACATCGAAAATGTGATTGATAACGTCGTGGACATGTTATTATCCAAGACCAAGGACATAGACAAGGAAGTCAATTACAATATTACAAGGCACGTGTGGCCATGGATCAAGACCCAGGAAGCTGGGTTCTCCCATTGTGCATTACGGGCAAGGGACACGTGCGAGTGGGTTGGGTTTATTGATGTGGATGAGTTCTTTTACTTACCATCGGGTCTGGTGCTGCACGATGTGTTACAAAACCAATCGAGGTACAGCTATGTTGGAGAGGTGCGCGTGTCGTGCTACAGTTTTGGGCCATCGGGTCTCAAACACGTTCCGGAACAGGGGGTGACTGCCGGATACAATTGTCGGCTGGCGGCACCGGAGAGGCACAAGAGTATAGTGAAGCCGGAGGCATTGAACTCCACATTGATAAATGTGGTGCACCATTTTCATCTCAGGAAGGGTTTTGAGTTTGTGAATGTGGACAAGGGTGTGATGGTAATTAACCACTACAAGTACCAAGTTTGGGAAGTTTTTAAGGAGAAATTCTATAGGAGAGTGGCTACTTATGTGGCTGATTGGCAGGATGACCAAAACGCTGGGTCCAAGGATCGAGCTCCTGGTCTGGGAACTAGACCCGTCCAACCTCCGGATTGGTCGAGCCGGTTTTGTGAGGTCACGGACAATGGCCTCAGGAATCAGGTATTGAGGCTCTTTGCAGACCCAGAAACACAAACTTTGCCTTGGCAAGAGGTGGGTGAGCAAGGCAATCTTAGAAAAACGAGGAATAAAAGGAAAGCATAG
- the LOC121251155 gene encoding peptidyl serine alpha-galactosyltransferase, translating into MAKLLILVLVVVGLMGPGWSAETGRKAPWRIHTLFSVECQNYFDWQTVGLMHSFRKARQPGPITRLLSCTEEEKKNYRGMGLAPTLEVPSMSRHPRTGDWYPAINKPAGVVHWLKHSKDADNVDWVVILDADMIIRGPIIPWELGAEKGKPVAAYYGYLIGCDNALAKLHTKHPELCDKVGGLLAMHIDDLRALAPLWLSKTEEVREDRAHWSTNLTGDIYGKGWISEMYGYSFGAAEVGLQHKVNDNLMIYPGYIPREGVEPILLHYGLPFSVGNWSFSKLDHHEDDIVYDCGRLFPEPPFPREVHLMESDPNKRRALFLSIECIHTLNEGLLLQHKANGCSKPTWSKYLSFLRSKTFAELTRPKLLTPATIQTEKESIQAVPKQFIAEPGRQYPKIHTIFSTECITYFDWQTVGLVHSFHLSGQPGNITRLLSCSDEDLKQYTGHDLAPTHYVPSMSKHPLTGDWYPAINKPAAVLHWLNHANIDAEFIVILDADMILRGPITPWEFNAERGRPVSTPYEYLIGCDNELAKLHTRHPDACDKVGGVIIMHIDDLRNFALLWLHKTEEVRADKAHYAKNITGDIYESGWISEMYGYSFGAAELKLRHIITREILIYPGYIPEPGVKYRVFHYGLEFRVGNWSFDKANYRDVEMVNRCWAKFPDPPDPSTLDHTNEDILQRDLLSIECIKTLNEALRLHHEKRNCLDPSTLSTSRPNTEKEIAMSRKFGSFDEINAVRSNHLPNNNSHGLSKPAVIDRMFSSFRFWLVALWAFAGFGFLAVMFVVFSSRKKRTRGKNYRNKRRSSHT; encoded by the exons ATGGCGAAGTTGTTGATTTTGGTCTTGGTGGTCGTGGGATTGATGGGTCCTGGGTGGAGCGCGGAAACGGGTCGGAAGGCTCCGTGGAGGATACACACGCTGTTCTCGGTGGAGTGCCAGAACTACTTCGACTGGCAGACAGTGGGCCTGATGCACAGCTTCAGAAAGGCCCGGCAACCCGGGCCTATTACCCGACTCCTCAGCTGTacagaggaggagaagaagaattaTAGAGGGATGGGTTTGGCTCCCACGCTTGAGGTCCCTTCCATGAGCAGACACCCCAGGACTGGAGACTG GTACCCTGCAATTAATAAACCTGCTGGAGTTGTGCACTGGCTTAAACACAGTAAAGATGCTGATAATGTTGATTGGGTAGTGATTCTGGATGCAGACATGATCATCCGAGGCCCTATAATACCTTGGGAACTTGGTGCTGAGAAAGGCAAACCTGTTGCAGCTTATTATGG GTACTTGATTGGATGCGATAATGCACTAGCTAAGTTGCACACAAAACACCCAGAACTCTGTGACAAAGTTGGTGGGCTTCTAGCCATGCATATTGATGATCTTCGAGCATTGGCTCCCTTGTGGCTTTCAAAAACAGAAGAAGTGCGAGAAGATAGAGCTCACTGGTCCACCAATCTAACTGGCGATATTTATGGGAAAGGGTGGATCAGTGAGATGTATGGATACTCTTTTGGTGCTGCAGAA GTTGGTCTTCAGCACAAGGTCAATGATAACTTGATGATCTACCCTGGCTACATCCCGCGAGAGGGAGTTGAACCTATTCTTCTTCACTATGGCTTGCCATTCAGTGTTGGAAATTGGTCTTTTAGTAAACTAGATCACCATGAGGATGATATAGTTTATGACTGTGGTCGACTATTTCCTGAACCTCCATTTCCTAGAGAG GTACATCTGATGGAATCTGATCCAAATAAAAGGCGGGCACTATTTTTAAGTATAGAGTGCATTCACACTTTGAATGAAGGTCTTTTATTACAACACAAGGCAAATGGATGCTCTAAACCAACTTGGTCAAAATACTTGAGCTTTTTAAGGAGCAAAACTTTTGCTGAACTTACTCGGCCAAAACTTCTAACTCCTGCTACTATACAAACTGAGAAAGAATCAATACAGGCTGTACCAAAGCAGTTCATTGCTGAGCCTGGGAGGCAATATCCAAAAATTCACACCATTTTTTCCACAGAATGTATCACGTACTTTGATTGGCAGACTGTAGGACTTGTCCACAGCTTCCACCTGAGTGGCCAGCCTGGAAACATCACACGACTTCTCAGCTGTTCTGATGAAGACTTGAAGCAGTACACTGGCCATGACCTGGCTCCTACTCATTATGTTCCTTCCATGAGCAAACATCCATTAACAGGCGATTG GTATCCAGCAATCAATAAACCGGCTGCGGTCCTTCACTGGCTTAATCATGCAAATATTGATGCCGAGTTCATAGTAATTCTTGATGCAGATATGATCTTAAGAGGTCCGATTACTCCATGGGAGTTCAATGCAGAACGTGGGCGGCCAGTTTCAACTCCCTACGA GTACCTTATTGGGTGTGACAATGAGCTTGCAAAACTCCATACTCGCCATCCTGATGCATGTGACAAGGTTGGAGGTGTAATCATCATGCATATAGATGATCTCCGGAATTTTGCTCTGCTATGGCTGCATAAAACAGAGGAGGTCCGTGCTGACAAAGCTCATTATGCCAAAAATATCACAGGCGATATATATGAATCTGGGTGGATAAGTGAGATGTATGGTTATTCATTCGGTGCGGCAGAG TTGAAATTAAGGCATATCATTACTAGGGAGATATTGATATACCCTGGATATATTCCTGAACCTGGTGTCAAATATAGAGTTTTCCACTATGGATTGGAGTTCAGAGTTGGAAATTGGAGCTTTGACAAGGCAAATTATAGGGATGTTGAAATGGTTAATAGATGCTGGGCAAAGTTTCCAGACCCACCGGATCCTTCAACACTTGATCACACTAATGAGGACATACTACAGCGTGACCTGCTTAGCATAGAATGCATAAAGACGCTGAACGAGGCACTACGCCTGCATCATGAGAAGAGGAACTGCCTTGATCCCAGTACCCTATCCACCTCGAGGCCGAATACAGAAAAGGAAATTGCAATGTCAAGGAAATTTGGTAGCTTTGATGAAATTAATGCTGTAAGAAGCAACCACTTGCCAAATAATAATTCTCATGGATTGTCAAAGCCTGCCGTGATAGACAGGATGTTTAGTTCTTTCAGGTTCTGGCTTGTTGCTCTATGGGCTTTTGCTGGTTTTGGTTTCTTGGCAGTCATGTTTGTGGTGTTTTCCAGTCGGAAAAAAAGAACCAGAGGAAAAAATTACAGAAACAAGAGAAGATCTTCACATACTTGA
- the LOC121251159 gene encoding myb-related protein 315-like — MGRQPCCDKIGLKRGPWTIEEDHKLMNFILNNGIHCWRMVPKLAGLLRCGKSCRLRWINYLRPDLKRGCFTENEENEIIQLHSRLGNRWSKIAAHFPGRTDNEIKNHWNTRIKKRLKLLSLDPVTHEPIEQKGISSDKNETAVESRSSKGQEKSEEFKSMDSHAKRDSLGTEEKMDEVKLILDETNDLLSSYDIRWGGLDFGSWMHQETNTKSYYSLENSVNPSMGESSSIQEESLQQWVESVDSVLSWDGFNYLEQELFFLQNSK, encoded by the exons ATGGGAAGGCAACCTTGTTGTGATAagattggattgaagagagGTCCATGGACAATTGAGGAAGATCACAAGCTCAtgaacttcatcctcaacaatGGCATCCACTGCTGGAGAATGGTTCCTAAACTTGCAG GTTTGCTGAGATGTGGGAAAAGTTGCAGATTAAGATGGATAAATTATCTGAGGCCAGATCTTAAGAGAGGTTGTTTCACTGAAAATGAAGAGAATGAAATTATTCAACTTCATTCACGTCTGGGTAACAG GTGGTCTAAGATTGCAGCACATTTTCCTGGCCGCACAGACAATGAAATCAAGAACCATTGGAATACACGAATCAAGAAGAGATTAAAGCTCCTTAGCTTAGACCCTGTGACTCACGAGCCCATTGAGCAAAAGGGAATAAGTAGTGATAAAAATGAGACAGCAGTAGAGTCACGTTCATCGAAAGGACAAGAGAAAAGCGAGGAATTTAAGTCCATGGATAGTCATGCCAAGAGAGATTCTCTAGGAACAGAGGAGAAAATGGATGAAGTGAAGCTAATCTTGGATGAAACAAACGATCTACTAAGCAGTTATGACATCAGGTGGGGAGGCTTGGATTTTGGATCATGGATGCATCAAGAAACCAACACTAAAAGTTATTATAGCTTGGAAAATTCTGTCAACCCTTCTATGGGTGAATCGTCCTCTATTCAAGAAGAGTCTCTACAACAATGGGTTGAAAGTGTGGATTCCGTACTCTCTTGGGATGGTTTCAATTATCTGGAACAGGAACTTTTCTTCTTGCAAAACAGCAAATGA